A section of the Bacillus sp. HSf4 genome encodes:
- a CDS encoding YrzI family small protein produces the protein MTINLFFLTLTIQKRFKSPEEYEREYEIEQMYSEMKDQQLKYLYLNSQR, from the coding sequence ATGACGATTAATCTATTCTTTTTAACATTAACCATTCAAAAGCGATTTAAAAGTCCGGAAGAGTACGAGCGAGAATACGAGATCGAACAAATGTACAGTGAAATGAAAGATCAGCAGCTGAAGTACCTTTATTTGAACAGCCAGCGCTGA
- a CDS encoding TetR/AcrR family transcriptional regulator, producing the protein MEQKSKYQRIIEAALVLFADRGFDAATIPMIAERANVGAGTIYRYFDSKEGLVNVLFQDSVKRFKKKLEEGHPGHSAGIREQFQHIFRCLFRFSQENVHALYFLEIDKTSHYLTEESRDVLNDLLDFVYAFFEKGKEARIICPLPSHILSAMVFGAFVHIQKLVKAGEIEDPSELIEEIQACSWNAIKHHG; encoded by the coding sequence GTGGAACAAAAAAGCAAATATCAGAGGATCATTGAGGCTGCGCTCGTCCTTTTTGCAGACCGGGGCTTTGATGCCGCAACCATCCCGATGATCGCTGAGAGGGCAAACGTCGGAGCGGGAACAATCTACCGATACTTTGACAGCAAGGAAGGCCTTGTAAATGTTCTCTTTCAAGATAGTGTGAAACGCTTCAAAAAAAAGCTGGAAGAGGGCCATCCCGGACATTCTGCGGGCATACGCGAGCAGTTTCAGCATATTTTCCGCTGCCTGTTCAGATTCTCCCAGGAAAATGTCCATGCTCTCTATTTTCTGGAGATTGATAAAACCTCCCATTATCTCACTGAAGAAAGCCGGGACGTACTGAATGACCTGCTGGATTTTGTCTACGCATTTTTTGAAAAAGGAAAGGAAGCGCGCATCATTTGTCCGCTGCCTTCCCATATTTTATCTGCGATGGTGTTCGGCGCATTTGTCCACATTCAAAAACTCGTCAAAGCTGGGGAAATTGAAGATCCTTCCGAACTGATCGAAGAGATTCAGGCATGTTCTTGGAATGCCATCAAACATCATGGGTAA
- a CDS encoding cytochrome P450: MNALSSIPIPKTYGPLGNLPLLDKNKVSQSLWKIADELGPIFQFRFGDAVGVFVSNHELTREVCDESRFDKNMGKGLLKVREFSGDGLFTSWTNEPNWRKAHNILLPSFSQKAMKGYHPMMQDIAVQLIQKWSRLNRNESIDVPDDMTRLTLDTIGLCGFNFRFNSFYRDGQHPFIESMVRGLHEAMRQTKRFEWQDKLMVNTRRKFNRDIESMFALVDRIIAERKEAGGESGDDLLSLMLHAKDPETGEKLDDENIRYQIITFLIAGHETTSGLLSFALYLLLKSPDKLKKAYEEADRVLTDPVPSYQQVQKLKYIRMILNESIRLWPTAPSFSLYAKEETVIGGKYLIPKGQVVSVLLPKLHRDQSVWGEDAENFRPERFEQMKSIPQHAYKPFGNGQRACIGMQFALHEATLVLGMILQHFELEDHTNYQLKIKETLTLKPEGFTMRVKPRKQQLMMTVPAGKAKESEPGEARFAKAPQENAHGIPLYLLYGSNLGTAEEAANELADRARRQGFMCRTAELDQYKGSLPKEGAVIVVTASYNGNPPDNAKEFVDWLERDHQDDLSGVKYAVFGCGNRSWASTYQRIPRLIDSGLERKGAKRLLKLGEGDANDDFEGQFEEWQSDLWPALRKAFSLKEPAQPETAGQELSVEFVKASAAAPLAKAYAAFSAQIAVNRELQYEGSGRSTRHLELVLPDGVEYVEGDHLGVLPQNGGELIRRVIERFGLNGDEHVQISGGRASHLPQDRPVLITDLLTNSVELQEPATRAQLRELAAYTACPPHKQELNELLEDELYKEKVLRKRLTMLDLLEQYPACELPFARFLALLPSLKPRYYSISSSPRHKQRQASITVAVVNGPALSGRGQYRGVASNYLAGLSPGETIACFIHRPQSGFCLPEDPETPIIMIGPGTGIAPYRGFLQARRSQQNAGANLGEAHLYFGCRHPEQDYLYQEELEKAVQDGLVHLHTAFSRLENRPKTYVQDLIKEDLERLIHLLDNGARLYVCGDGSRMAPDVEHALCAAYQNVNHASREEAENWLNALQAKGQYTKDVWDGGGVSDMTPEVEAVKTR, encoded by the coding sequence ATGAACGCATTAAGCTCAATTCCAATTCCGAAAACATACGGGCCGCTCGGCAACCTCCCATTGCTTGACAAAAACAAAGTGTCCCAGTCTCTTTGGAAAATCGCAGACGAATTGGGGCCGATCTTTCAATTTCGATTCGGGGATGCCGTCGGCGTTTTCGTTTCCAACCATGAACTGACAAGAGAGGTATGTGATGAATCACGGTTCGATAAAAACATGGGAAAAGGGCTTTTAAAGGTTCGCGAATTCAGCGGAGACGGGCTGTTTACAAGCTGGACGAACGAGCCCAACTGGCGGAAAGCCCACAATATTCTTCTCCCGAGCTTCAGCCAGAAAGCGATGAAGGGATACCATCCGATGATGCAGGACATTGCCGTTCAGCTCATTCAAAAATGGTCCCGGCTCAATCGAAATGAAAGCATTGATGTTCCGGATGATATGACGCGTCTCACGCTTGATACAATCGGATTGTGCGGCTTCAACTTCCGCTTCAACAGCTTTTACCGCGACGGACAGCATCCGTTCATCGAAAGCATGGTCCGCGGGTTGCATGAAGCGATGAGGCAGACGAAGCGTTTTGAATGGCAGGATAAACTGATGGTCAACACAAGGCGCAAATTTAACCGCGACATAGAATCGATGTTTGCACTTGTCGACCGGATCATCGCCGAACGGAAAGAAGCCGGCGGAGAAAGCGGCGATGACCTCTTGTCCCTCATGCTTCATGCGAAGGATCCCGAGACGGGTGAAAAGCTGGATGATGAAAATATCCGTTATCAAATCATTACATTTTTGATCGCGGGGCACGAGACGACCAGCGGCTTATTGTCATTTGCACTTTATCTCCTTCTGAAATCTCCTGATAAGCTAAAAAAAGCATATGAAGAAGCGGATCGCGTGCTGACAGATCCTGTCCCTTCGTATCAACAAGTACAGAAGCTCAAGTATATCCGCATGATTTTAAACGAATCCATCAGGCTTTGGCCGACAGCTCCTTCCTTTTCTTTATACGCAAAGGAGGAAACGGTCATCGGCGGAAAATACTTGATTCCAAAAGGCCAGGTTGTATCGGTTTTATTACCAAAACTGCACAGGGATCAGAGCGTCTGGGGAGAAGATGCCGAAAACTTTCGGCCGGAGCGTTTTGAACAGATGAAAAGCATTCCCCAGCACGCCTACAAACCGTTCGGCAATGGACAGCGGGCATGCATCGGCATGCAGTTCGCGCTGCATGAAGCCACATTGGTGCTCGGAATGATTCTTCAGCATTTTGAACTGGAAGACCATACGAATTATCAATTAAAAATAAAAGAAACGCTGACCTTAAAGCCCGAAGGGTTCACGATGCGGGTGAAACCGCGAAAGCAGCAGCTCATGATGACGGTCCCAGCCGGCAAAGCAAAAGAGAGCGAACCGGGGGAAGCACGCTTCGCCAAAGCCCCGCAGGAAAACGCGCATGGCATTCCTCTCTATCTGCTCTACGGTTCAAATCTTGGAACGGCCGAAGAGGCGGCAAACGAGCTCGCTGATCGGGCGCGCCGGCAAGGCTTTATGTGCCGGACGGCAGAGCTTGACCAATATAAAGGCAGCCTTCCAAAAGAGGGAGCGGTCATTGTTGTCACAGCTTCCTATAACGGAAATCCCCCGGATAATGCGAAGGAATTTGTCGATTGGCTTGAACGCGATCATCAAGACGATTTGTCCGGTGTCAAGTATGCCGTATTCGGCTGCGGAAACCGGAGCTGGGCAAGCACCTATCAGCGGATTCCCCGTCTGATTGACAGCGGATTGGAAAGAAAAGGGGCAAAGCGGCTGTTAAAGCTGGGTGAAGGGGATGCCAATGATGATTTTGAAGGGCAGTTCGAAGAGTGGCAAAGCGATCTTTGGCCGGCTTTACGAAAAGCATTTTCTTTAAAAGAACCCGCTCAGCCGGAAACGGCCGGCCAAGAACTATCTGTCGAATTTGTCAAGGCGTCTGCCGCCGCACCGCTTGCCAAAGCTTATGCTGCATTTTCTGCACAAATCGCAGTCAACCGCGAGCTGCAGTATGAAGGCAGCGGGAGAAGCACAAGACATCTTGAGCTTGTCCTGCCTGACGGGGTCGAATATGTCGAAGGAGATCATCTCGGCGTGCTGCCGCAAAACGGCGGGGAGCTGATCAGGAGGGTCATTGAACGGTTTGGCTTAAACGGGGATGAGCACGTGCAGATCAGCGGAGGCCGCGCCTCCCATTTGCCGCAAGACCGCCCGGTTCTGATAACAGACCTTTTGACAAACAGTGTTGAGCTCCAGGAGCCGGCTACAAGAGCCCAGCTTCGCGAATTGGCCGCTTATACAGCGTGTCCGCCGCATAAGCAGGAGCTCAACGAGCTGCTGGAGGACGAATTGTATAAAGAAAAAGTCTTAAGGAAACGTCTGACGATGCTCGATCTGCTTGAACAATATCCGGCTTGTGAACTGCCGTTTGCCCGCTTTTTGGCGCTGTTGCCTTCACTCAAACCGAGATATTATTCGATTTCAAGCTCGCCCCGGCATAAACAGCGGCAAGCAAGCATAACGGTTGCTGTTGTAAACGGTCCTGCTCTAAGCGGACGCGGGCAATACCGCGGAGTCGCCTCAAACTACCTGGCGGGCCTCTCCCCAGGAGAGACGATCGCATGCTTTATTCACCGGCCGCAGTCGGGCTTCTGTCTGCCTGAGGATCCGGAAACGCCGATCATCATGATCGGGCCGGGAACGGGAATTGCGCCTTACCGCGGCTTTCTTCAGGCGCGCCGCAGCCAACAAAACGCCGGCGCGAACCTCGGTGAAGCGCACCTGTATTTCGGCTGCCGCCACCCTGAGCAGGATTACCTGTATCAGGAGGAGCTGGAGAAAGCGGTGCAAGACGGGCTCGTTCATTTGCATACTGCATTTTCCCGTCTTGAAAATCGGCCGAAAACATATGTGCAAGATCTGATCAAAGAGGACTTGGAAAGGCTGATACACCTTCTCGATAACGGCGCCCGCCTGTACGTCTGCGGAGACGGCAGCAGAATGGCTCCAGATGTTGAGCATGCCCTGTGTGCGGCATATCAAAATGTCAATCATGCCAGCCGAGAAGAAGCCGAAAACTGGCTGAACGCCCTCCAGGCGAAAGGACAATATACAAAAGATGTCTGGGACGGGGGCGGCGTTTCAGACATGACGCCGGAAGTTGAGGCTGTTAAGACAAGGTGA
- a CDS encoding DUF2536 family protein, with translation MKFELDLIKEKVEFFEAPTLEELEKKVNQQIENNQAILLKVHSVSHQTAVIDGRILYSAVVHFKAE, from the coding sequence ATGAAATTCGAACTGGATCTGATCAAGGAAAAAGTTGAATTTTTTGAAGCCCCGACACTGGAGGAGCTGGAAAAGAAAGTGAATCAGCAGATCGAAAACAATCAGGCGATTTTGTTAAAGGTCCATTCGGTTTCCCACCAGACGGCGGTCATCGACGGACGGATCCTATACAGTGCTGTGGTTCATTTTAAAGCGGAATAA
- a CDS encoding class I SAM-dependent methyltransferase, which translates to MGREFISLFDHWADSYDDTVVGHDIQYQEVFRNYDGILDDVVRRSGERVLEFGPGTGNLTAKLLDAGKKVCAVEPSKAMRAIARGKLPKDTAILDGDFLDFPSVPFTPDTIVSSYAFHHLTNEEKQEAVGRYGKMLKKHGKIVFADTVFKDSEAFVSAVKQAKEKEFHQLAEDLETEHYPTLSEMETIFTSEQFRIAFQKHNDFVWVMEAAKL; encoded by the coding sequence ATGGGAAGAGAATTTATTTCTTTATTTGATCATTGGGCAGATTCCTATGATGACACAGTCGTGGGGCATGACATACAGTATCAAGAAGTTTTTCGAAACTATGACGGTATTTTGGACGATGTCGTCAGGCGTTCCGGCGAGCGAGTGCTCGAGTTCGGGCCAGGCACAGGCAATCTGACTGCAAAGTTGCTCGATGCCGGAAAAAAAGTCTGCGCTGTTGAACCGTCAAAAGCGATGAGAGCCATTGCCAGAGGCAAGCTGCCGAAAGACACAGCCATTTTGGACGGAGATTTTCTCGACTTTCCGTCAGTTCCGTTTACACCTGATACCATCGTGAGTTCTTATGCTTTTCATCATCTGACAAACGAAGAAAAACAGGAAGCGGTAGGGCGATATGGAAAAATGCTTAAAAAGCATGGTAAAATAGTGTTTGCTGATACCGTCTTCAAGGATAGCGAAGCCTTTGTTTCCGCCGTCAAACAGGCGAAGGAAAAAGAATTTCACCAATTGGCGGAAGACCTTGAAACAGAACATTATCCGACGCTTTCCGAGATGGAAACGATCTTTACCTCAGAACAATTCAGGATCGCCTTTCAAAAGCATAATGATTTTGTCTGGGTAATGGAAGCGGCAAAATTGTAA
- the mtnN gene encoding 5'-methylthioadenosine/S-adenosylhomocysteine nucleosidase, whose translation MKIAVIGAMEEEVTILRSKLEETNREVIANCEFTSGSYEGKDVVLLKSGIGKVNAAMSTTILLDRFKPDVVINTGSAGGFHHSLNVGDIVISTEVRHHDVDVTAFDYEYGQVPNLPAAFQADGALVKTAEEEAAQLGHIQVVKGTIATGDSFMSDPERVAFIRGKFEDLYAVEMEAAAVAQVCHQFNTPFVVIRALSDIAGKESEVSFDKFLDQAAKHSTDLVLRMIKRIN comes from the coding sequence ATGAAAATAGCAGTTATCGGAGCAATGGAAGAAGAAGTCACGATTTTGCGGAGCAAATTGGAAGAGACAAACCGGGAAGTGATTGCAAACTGTGAATTCACAAGCGGGAGCTATGAAGGAAAAGACGTCGTCCTTTTAAAATCAGGCATCGGCAAGGTGAATGCGGCCATGAGTACGACGATCCTGCTGGACCGTTTTAAACCGGATGTTGTGATCAACACCGGTTCAGCCGGGGGCTTCCATCACTCCCTCAATGTCGGGGACATCGTCATATCTACGGAAGTCCGCCATCATGACGTCGATGTCACGGCTTTTGATTATGAATATGGACAGGTTCCAAATCTTCCGGCCGCATTTCAGGCTGACGGCGCATTGGTCAAAACAGCCGAAGAAGAAGCGGCACAACTGGGGCACATCCAGGTGGTCAAAGGAACGATCGCAACAGGCGACTCCTTTATGAGCGACCCCGAACGGGTGGCTTTCATCCGCGGCAAATTTGAAGATCTTTATGCGGTGGAAATGGAAGCGGCGGCTGTCGCACAAGTCTGTCATCAATTTAACACCCCGTTTGTTGTGATCAGAGCGCTCTCAGATATTGCCGGAAAGGAATCTGAAGTATCATTTGACAAATTCTTGGATCAGGCTGCAAAGCATTCGACAGACCTCGTACTCCGCATGATCAAAAGAATCAATTAA
- a CDS encoding MFS transporter, whose amino-acid sequence MTYIQPHTKDYQKASIALFISGFVTFATLYTTQPLMPLFAEEFAISAAAASLTLSISTGILAFALLTAAALADGFGRKTIMTLSLFSTSILGLLTAFSPNFASLIVMRGLLGFFLAGVPAIAMTYVGEEFDPKGLGKMMGLYISGTSLGGMSGRLLTGLLTDLFGWREALGIIGAISVILSYLFWVLLPKPRHSVKRRADVKTICGAYKAVLVNRRLMLLISLGFILMGSFVTMFNYIGFQLTAPPYRLSQTIIGLIFIVYLAGTLSSVYMGKKADSFGSPFMIKIAVAIMAAGALLTLFPQLLLKIAGIAVFTFGFFGAHSIASSWVGQTANEKRVQASSLYLLSYYLGSSLAGSFGGFFWNHFHWTGIIAFITGLILLAYPVIFLAEKKKSEYGACREKGNHFS is encoded by the coding sequence ATGACTTACATACAGCCGCATACGAAGGATTATCAAAAAGCAAGCATCGCCTTATTCATCAGCGGTTTTGTGACATTTGCCACGCTTTACACGACACAGCCGCTCATGCCTCTGTTTGCGGAGGAATTCGCCATATCGGCGGCAGCTGCAAGCTTAACATTATCCATTTCAACTGGAATATTGGCGTTTGCCCTACTGACTGCAGCCGCATTGGCGGACGGATTCGGCCGGAAAACGATTATGACGCTCTCGCTTTTTTCCACCTCTATCCTCGGCCTTTTGACAGCCTTCAGTCCGAACTTTGCATCTCTCATTGTGATGAGAGGCCTGCTTGGCTTTTTTCTGGCGGGTGTTCCGGCCATTGCGATGACATATGTCGGGGAAGAATTCGATCCGAAGGGCCTTGGCAAAATGATGGGGCTCTATATTAGCGGCACCAGCCTGGGAGGCATGAGCGGAAGGCTCTTGACCGGTCTATTAACAGACCTTTTCGGCTGGAGGGAAGCGCTCGGCATCATCGGCGCCATTTCCGTCATCCTAAGCTATCTGTTTTGGGTACTGCTGCCGAAGCCCCGGCACTCTGTGAAAAGAAGGGCCGATGTGAAAACAATTTGCGGCGCCTATAAGGCTGTCCTTGTCAACAGACGGCTGATGCTGTTAATTTCGCTTGGTTTCATCCTCATGGGAAGCTTTGTCACGATGTTTAACTATATCGGCTTTCAGTTGACCGCCCCGCCTTACCGCCTGTCACAAACCATCATCGGACTGATCTTCATCGTCTATTTGGCGGGAACGCTCAGCTCGGTTTATATGGGGAAGAAAGCCGACAGCTTCGGCAGTCCGTTCATGATCAAAATCGCCGTCGCTATCATGGCTGCGGGGGCATTGCTTACACTTTTCCCCCAGCTTCTTTTGAAAATAGCCGGCATTGCCGTCTTTACGTTCGGATTTTTCGGCGCCCATTCGATCGCCAGCTCCTGGGTTGGGCAGACGGCAAATGAAAAACGCGTTCAAGCCTCATCTCTTTATTTGCTCAGCTATTATCTCGGTTCAAGCTTAGCCGGTTCTTTCGGCGGTTTTTTCTGGAACCATTTTCACTGGACGGGAATCATCGCTTTCATTACAGGGCTCATTTTGCTCGCTTACCCGGTTATTTTCTTGGCCGAAAAGAAAAAATCAGAATATGGTGCATGCCGGGAAAAAGGCAATCACTTTAGCTAA
- a CDS encoding cysteine synthase family protein, protein MNVITDITQLIGKTPLLQLLNFPIPKGVNIYAKLEMMNPGGSIKDRLGEVLIDDALQQGKLKPGGTIIEATAGNTGIGLAMAARKHGITAIFCVPEHFSMEKRSIMKALGAKIVHTPRKKGMKGAIDRALELEREIPNSYCVLQFKNRVNPLVYYKTLAPEIWQDLDGKVDVFVAGAGSGGTFAGTARFLKEQNPAVKTVIVEPEGSILNGGEPHGHKTEGIGMEFIPDYMDEKHFDEIYTVLDEDAFRLVKEAAEKEGLLIGSSSGAALFAALKEAEKAEPGTNIVTIFPDGSDRYLSKNIYEGGM, encoded by the coding sequence ATGAATGTGATCACAGATATCACACAATTAATCGGCAAAACCCCTTTATTGCAGCTGTTGAATTTTCCCATACCTAAGGGGGTCAACATCTATGCAAAACTGGAAATGATGAATCCCGGCGGGAGCATTAAGGACCGCCTTGGAGAAGTGCTGATTGATGACGCACTCCAGCAAGGAAAGCTGAAACCGGGCGGCACGATCATTGAAGCGACGGCCGGCAATACGGGGATCGGATTGGCCATGGCCGCCAGAAAACACGGAATCACCGCCATTTTTTGCGTGCCCGAGCATTTCAGCATGGAAAAACGGTCGATCATGAAAGCGCTCGGAGCAAAGATTGTTCACACGCCGAGAAAGAAAGGGATGAAAGGCGCGATTGACAGGGCTCTTGAATTGGAGAGGGAAATTCCAAATTCTTATTGCGTTTTACAGTTTAAAAACCGAGTAAATCCATTGGTTTACTACAAAACACTTGCGCCGGAAATATGGCAGGATCTTGACGGGAAGGTTGACGTGTTTGTCGCCGGAGCCGGATCAGGCGGGACTTTTGCCGGGACTGCCCGCTTTTTGAAAGAACAAAATCCGGCCGTTAAAACGGTCATTGTTGAACCGGAAGGCTCGATATTAAACGGAGGAGAACCGCACGGACACAAAACAGAGGGAATCGGAATGGAGTTCATTCCCGATTACATGGACGAAAAGCACTTTGATGAGATCTACACCGTCCTCGATGAAGATGCGTTCCGGCTCGTCAAGGAAGCCGCTGAAAAAGAAGGCCTCCTGATCGGAAGCTCGTCTGGCGCTGCTTTATTTGCGGCATTGAAAGAAGCAGAAAAAGCGGAGCCGGGCACAAACATTGTGACGATTTTTCCTGACGGCAGCGACCGTTATTTAAGCAAAAACATCTATGAAGGAGGAATGTAA
- a CDS encoding class I SAM-dependent methyltransferase: protein MFEQWLGKRLRSPWGMFSKWTASYMNHDINEWVIQLLDVRPHERILQIGTGSGAVLCRVAEKLESGTACGVDPAKRMVKQSLRRTRHLRKEGRAEVKVGHAEHIPFADRSFHKVFSIHAMDGGTDIQQALKEFYRVLQVDGTVFFTVHLNGQTKHSRQAKGDTLYTEQQIKRLLEESHFRDITVHMRDKDCCITAVK from the coding sequence GTGTTTGAACAATGGCTTGGAAAACGATTGCGGAGTCCGTGGGGGATGTTTTCGAAATGGACCGCTTCTTATATGAATCATGATATAAACGAATGGGTCATTCAGTTATTGGATGTCCGCCCGCATGAACGCATTCTGCAAATCGGAACGGGAAGCGGAGCGGTGCTATGCCGGGTAGCGGAAAAGCTTGAAAGCGGAACAGCCTGCGGGGTTGATCCCGCCAAAAGGATGGTAAAACAAAGTCTGCGCCGCACCCGCCATTTAAGAAAAGAAGGGAGAGCGGAAGTGAAAGTCGGCCATGCCGAACACATTCCTTTTGCCGACCGCTCTTTTCATAAAGTATTCTCGATCCATGCGATGGATGGCGGGACGGATATTCAGCAGGCATTAAAGGAGTTTTACCGAGTGCTGCAGGTCGACGGCACCGTGTTTTTCACCGTTCACCTTAACGGGCAAACGAAACATTCAAGACAGGCAAAAGGAGATACTCTATATACCGAACAGCAAATCAAGCGCCTGCTCGAAGAGAGCCATTTCAGGGACATCACCGTACATATGCGTGACAAAGATTGCTGCATAACAGCGGTAAAATAA
- a CDS encoding YrhC family protein: MHQKKVKSLMEDYKQFAFTLLSVSAFLYIGSIIPGQGLGAGQKTVMMLATCGFLAGAFFCVKRSLKYKRQLDEMEES; the protein is encoded by the coding sequence ATGCATCAGAAAAAGGTTAAATCGTTAATGGAAGATTACAAACAATTTGCTTTTACACTTCTCAGTGTAAGCGCGTTTTTATATATCGGCTCCATCATTCCCGGCCAAGGGTTGGGTGCAGGGCAAAAAACGGTGATGATGCTTGCGACATGCGGCTTTTTGGCCGGCGCTTTCTTTTGTGTGAAACGCTCGCTCAAATACAAAAGACAATTGGATGAAATGGAAGAATCATAG
- a CDS encoding bifunctional cystathionine gamma-lyase/homocysteine desulfhydrase, whose protein sequence is MKQKTKMIHGGITGDEKTGAVSVPIYQVSTYKQPRAGQHTGYEYSRTANPTRSALEALITDLEGGAAGYAFGSGMAAITAVMMLFKSGDHVVLTDDVYGGTYRVMTKVMNRIGIESTFSDTSNTGDIEKAIKPNTKAIYVETPTNPLLKITDLQKVAETAKKHDLLLIVDNTFYTPYFQNPLSFGADIVLHSATKYLGGHSDVVGGLVVTASQELGEELHFIQNSTGGILGPQDSWLLMRGMKTLGLRMEAHEQNARKIARFLEEHHAVKKVYYPGVPSHPGHELAKRQSKGFGGMISFDIGEEENVDIVLGRLKLFTIAESLGAVESLISVPARMTHASIPRERRLELGITDGLIRISVGIEDMDDLLEDLSQALAPLS, encoded by the coding sequence ATGAAGCAAAAAACGAAAATGATCCACGGCGGTATAACGGGAGATGAAAAAACAGGCGCCGTCTCGGTTCCGATATATCAAGTCAGCACGTACAAACAGCCGCGGGCCGGACAGCATACGGGGTATGAATATTCAAGAACGGCAAATCCGACGCGAAGCGCGCTGGAAGCTTTAATCACAGATCTTGAAGGAGGGGCAGCAGGCTATGCGTTCGGATCTGGAATGGCGGCCATAACAGCGGTCATGATGCTGTTTAAAAGCGGCGATCATGTCGTTTTGACAGATGATGTCTACGGCGGCACCTACCGTGTCATGACAAAGGTGATGAACCGCATCGGCATCGAATCGACCTTCAGCGACACGAGCAACACTGGCGACATTGAGAAAGCGATCAAACCGAATACGAAAGCGATTTACGTCGAAACCCCGACAAACCCGCTTTTAAAAATCACCGACCTGCAAAAGGTCGCTGAAACAGCGAAAAAACATGATCTCTTGCTGATCGTGGATAACACATTCTATACACCGTATTTCCAAAACCCGCTTTCATTTGGCGCCGATATCGTGCTTCACAGCGCGACAAAATATTTAGGAGGGCACAGCGATGTTGTCGGGGGGCTTGTGGTGACTGCTTCTCAAGAACTCGGAGAAGAGCTTCACTTCATCCAAAATTCCACCGGCGGCATTCTTGGCCCGCAAGACTCATGGCTTTTGATGAGGGGCATGAAGACGCTCGGTTTGAGAATGGAAGCCCATGAACAAAATGCCCGGAAAATCGCCCGATTTTTAGAAGAGCATCATGCCGTCAAAAAGGTGTATTACCCAGGGGTGCCGTCCCACCCCGGGCATGAGCTGGCTAAACGGCAAAGCAAGGGATTCGGCGGGATGATCTCCTTTGATATCGGCGAGGAGGAAAATGTCGATATCGTTTTAGGACGACTGAAGCTGTTTACCATCGCCGAAAGTCTGGGTGCGGTGGAATCCCTGATCTCTGTTCCGGCGCGGATGACCCATGCATCGATCCCGCGCGAACGGAGGCTCGAGCTTGGCATCACAGACGGACTGATCCGCATTTCTGTCGGAATTGAGGACATGGATGATCTGTTGGAAGACTTGAGCCAGGCGCTCGCTCCGCTTTCATAA
- a CDS encoding YrrS family protein, which produces MSESRESRFENRDKRRKANLVLNILIGIVLVLIVVVASSLMMNSPKEQATQDVSKNDSEQTKEAPASDNKKQTSDEDVKDKDDSKTKDDSADKEDSASDSDADKDQEKETASDEDKEKSDDPFEGAEVKEGGSSANVEKTIINPNWKPVGTKQSGEHTATYDSSSQDWAEMLEAISYATGVSKDNMTVIWLGNNGSPQDAKGTIQTNDSGVKYQVAITWVDGKGWKPTKVEKLK; this is translated from the coding sequence TTGAGCGAATCAAGGGAATCTCGATTTGAAAATCGTGATAAGCGCAGGAAAGCAAATCTTGTGCTTAACATTTTAATAGGCATCGTATTGGTGTTGATTGTTGTCGTCGCCAGCAGCCTGATGATGAACAGCCCGAAAGAGCAGGCGACACAGGACGTCTCAAAAAACGACTCTGAACAGACGAAAGAAGCGCCTGCATCAGACAATAAAAAACAAACCTCTGATGAAGATGTGAAAGACAAAGATGACAGTAAAACGAAAGACGACTCAGCTGACAAAGAAGACAGCGCATCAGATTCCGATGCTGATAAAGATCAGGAAAAAGAGACCGCTTCAGACGAAGACAAAGAAAAATCCGACGATCCGTTTGAAGGGGCCGAAGTAAAAGAAGGAGGCTCCAGCGCCAACGTCGAAAAGACGATCATCAACCCGAACTGGAAGCCTGTCGGCACAAAACAAAGCGGAGAGCATACGGCCACATACGATTCTTCTTCACAAGACTGGGCCGAGATGCTTGAAGCCATCTCTTATGCAACAGGCGTTTCCAAAGACAACATGACCGTGATTTGGCTTGGAAACAACGGTAGTCCTCAAGACGCGAAAGGAACGATTCAAACCAATGACAGCGGAGTGAAATATCAAGTGGCCATCACATGGGTTGACGGAAAAGGCTGGAAACCGACAAAGGTCGAAAAGCTGAAATAA